The following are from one region of the Staphylococcus schleiferi genome:
- a CDS encoding PTS sugar transporter subunit IIC gives MFTLFTYKAPNGMRAMGALANAAIATFLVEAFNKYVGGRVFHNAFLEQVGAAAGNLGGVAAAGLTALAIGVSPVYALVIAAACGGLDLLPGFFAGYLIGYLMKYTEKYVPDGVDLIVAVLIVAPLSRAVALLFTPVVKNTLIKIGDIIQSSTDTSPIIMGIILGGIITVVGTAPLSSMALTALLGLTGVPMAIGAMAAFSSAFMNGTLFHRLKLGDRKSTISVSIEPLSQADIVSANPIPIYITNFFGGATAGLVIALSGLVNDATGTATPIAGFIVMFGFNHWGTVVIYGVIMGIIGLIWGYIGSIVFKKYPIVTKADMIRRGATDA, from the coding sequence ATTTTCACGTTATTTACATATAAAGCGCCAAACGGCATGCGTGCTATGGGTGCACTTGCGAATGCAGCTATCGCGACGTTTTTAGTCGAAGCATTTAACAAATACGTTGGGGGACGTGTATTTCATAATGCTTTCCTTGAACAAGTCGGCGCTGCAGCCGGAAATTTAGGTGGTGTGGCAGCAGCAGGTTTAACAGCATTAGCGATTGGTGTTTCACCTGTTTACGCTTTAGTCATTGCAGCGGCTTGTGGTGGCTTAGATTTATTACCTGGTTTCTTTGCAGGTTATTTAATTGGTTACTTAATGAAATATACCGAAAAATATGTGCCGGATGGTGTCGACTTGATTGTGGCCGTGTTAATCGTAGCGCCATTATCACGAGCTGTGGCATTATTGTTCACACCAGTCGTTAAAAATACATTAATTAAAATTGGTGACATTATCCAAAGCTCAACTGATACAAGCCCAATCATTATGGGGATTATTTTAGGTGGTATCATTACGGTAGTAGGTACGGCACCATTAAGCTCTATGGCACTGACGGCTTTGCTTGGCCTTACAGGTGTGCCAATGGCTATTGGTGCGATGGCAGCGTTCAGTTCAGCGTTCATGAACGGAACTTTATTCCATCGTCTCAAATTAGGTGACCGTAAATCCACAATATCTGTAAGTATTGAACCATTATCACAAGCAGACATTGTCTCGGCCAACCCTATTCCTATTTATATTACGAACTTCTTCGGAGGCGCAACCGCCGGCTTAGTCATTGCTCTTTCTGGACTTGTGAATGATGCGACCGGAACTGCAACGCCAATTGCAGGTTTTATCGTAATGTTTGGTTTTAATCATTGGGGGACTGTCGTTATCTATGGTGTGATTATGGGAATTATTGGTTTAATATGGGGCTATATTGGCTCAATCGTATTCAAAAAATATCCTATCGTCACTAAAGCAGATATGATTCGCCGTGGTGCGACTGACGCTTAA